TTCAGCCAGCCCTCAATCTCACCGATGACGGAGCCGATGCAGCCATCCTCGAACGGGGAGGTTAATCCGGCAAGCTTCACAAGCTCCGTGAAGGAGCGGCTGCCTCCGGCCTGGCAGAGCTTCAGATAATCCGGCCAGGCCGAGGTGAAGTCCCCGTTCGAGCGTTTCCAGAACTGGAAGGCGCAGAGCTGGGCCAGGGTATAGTCGATATAGTAGAACGGGGAACGGAAGATATGAGCCTGCTTGTGCCAGAAGCCGCCTTGTTCCAGATAAGCATTACCGTCATAATCACGGTGCGGCAGGTATTTTCGTTCAATGTCCCGCCAAGCCTGTTTGCGTTCCTGCGGCGTAGCTTCCGGATGCTCGTACACAAAATGCTGGAATTCATCAACAGATACGCCGTAAGGAATGAACTCCAGACTGTCCGCCAGGTGGTTAAAGCGGTACTTGTCCGCCTCCTCCTTGAAGAACAGGTCCATCCATGGCCAGGCGAAGAACTCCATACTCATCGAATGAATCTCAGCGGCTTCGGAAGTCGGGAACGTATATTCAGGAACCTTCATATTCCGGCTGGAATAGGCTTGGAACGCGTGCCCGACCTCATGGGTCAGCACATCGATATCCCCGGAGGTTCCATTGAAGTTGGAGAAAATAAACGGAGCACGGTAGTCGCTGAAGAAGGTGCAGTAGCCGCCGAATTCCTTACCTTTTTTGCTGACCAGATCCATCAGCCCGTTCTCCTGCATGAAGGTGAAGAATTCACCGGTCTCCGGGGACATCTCCTGGTACATCTTCGCACCATTCGCCACGATCCAGTCCGGGTCTCCCTTAGGGGTAGCGTTGCCGGAATTGAACTTAATGCCCTCATCATAAAATTTCAGTCCGTCCAGCTGAAGGCGTTCGCGCTGGCGCTGCTTCAGCTTCCCCGCAACCGGCACGATATGCTCATGCACCTGCTTGCGGAAGCCCGCCACCATCTCAGCATTATAATCGGTACGTCCCATCCGGTCATACCCGAGCTCCACGAAGCTCTTATATCCCAGCTTGGCTGCGATTCCTGCCCGGACCTTCACCAGCTCGTCATAGATCCGGTCGAATTCGGGTTCATGTTCTGCCATGAAGGCATTACGGGCCTCGAATACGGCTTTGCGAACTTCACGGTCCGTGGAAGAATCGAACGGAATCAGCTGTGCCAGCGTGCGTTCTTCGCCCTGAAACATGATTTTGGCGGACGCGATCAATTGGGAGTATTCGGAGGACAGCTTATTCTCCAGTTGCAGATCCTCAATTACTTCAGGGCTGAAGGTACGCAGTGAGATCTCGGCCAGGCTTAGGAGCTGTGTTCCCCATTCCTGCTCGAACTCGGCTCTGTACTTGGAGTTGACGAGCGCTCTGTAATAATCTGTGATGTACTCCTGGATCACCGGTCCGGTCTCGTCCATATAATCCTGCTCTGCCTTGTAGAATGCATCCTCCGTATCGATAGAGTGGCGGACACTCACGAGGGTCTCCATCGTATCGAAGCGGCTGCGCAGCTTATTGATTGCTGCCACGGCAGCCTTTTGCTCCTCCAGATTGCCTGTCTCCAGGTCCTTCAGCAGAGTGGTGAACTCCTGCTTGAATTGCTCCACATCCGGTCGTTCATATACATATTCTGTGAATTTCATTTGCTGCATCGCATCCTTTCTTTACCATATAAATTCTATTATATAATCGGCGCCCGCAAAAAACTAATGTTCAGGCAGTAAAGTTTGATTATAGCTAAACGTTGTTGAACCCATATGGATATTATTCTAGAATAGAGTTAATCTGCACCAATTCCAGAATCCCGGGAGGTGATGACCCATGTTTCGAATGAGTCAGTATGTGAACGGCACGCTCCATGCAAAGCCTGTGAAATAACTAAGGCGAAAGCTTGGCATGGAGCGGATTTATTCGCCTGAAGTATGTTTTAAGAAATACAGTTATTTATACACAGGCTTTGCCCTTAAAAGATTAATATATTTTAAGGAGCGAGCCAGATATGCAATGTATAAATGCAGCAAAGCTGTTGCCAGACCACCTGCTGAAGGAGATTCAGCAATATATTCAAGGGGAAGCCCTGTATATCCCAACCTGCAAGAGCAAACGCAGAAAATGGGGCGAAAGCTCAGGGGCAGCCGATTACTATAAAGTCCGCAATGCTGAGATCCGTAGCCGCTTCCAAGAAGGTGCAGAGATGGACCAATTGTGCGAGCAATACGGGTTATCGATCGACAGCATCCGTAAAATTGTATATTCCAAAAACCCGCAGAGCTGATCTGCGGGTTTTTGCGGTGTACGCCCAGCATGGGCGTTATCTTTAGGGTGAAAGTCCCGAACGGGGGCTGGCGAGCGCCTACCGTTAGCCAAGGGCTAGGGTGTCCATCGTGAGGTGGAATCTGAAGGAAGCCGGAGGCAAAAGCACGGGCCAAGTTACGCAAACTGGGTTCGAGGCTGTGCCAGCCGGATGAGTCACCACACCATGACGAAATCCAAAGCCGCCAAGGGCTGGCGGGGTAAACTCCAGTGGTCGCGGGCGGAAAGATGACGTTCTTATCTGGGGAGGCCTGCCGGATACGGTGGTGTGAGAGGACGGGGGCTTGCCGCCCCCTCCTACTCGATTAGTGGTGGGGTGTGCGGACTGAGATTCCGCTATTGTGGAATTTCAGGGCCATATGGACCTTTGGCGGACTGACAATCCGTTATTGCTGCTCAAACAGGCCGTGTGGGCGATTTCAAAGGCGGATAGCGGAAACTCAGTCCGCGGACAAGCGAATAAGTAGCAATTTCGGCAAAATAGCGGAATCTCAGTCCGCGCCATCAGGCTCGTGCACATCCGCGCCATCAGGCTCGTGCACATCCGCGCTATCAGGCTCGTGCACATCCGTGCTATCAGGCTCGTGCACATCCGCGCCATTAGACTCGTATCCCCCCGCCACATCAGGCTCACACACTTCCGAGTCAGCCCCCCGGCTACACAGGCTTACTTCTCCCGCCCGCAAGGCTCAGCGCCTACTAGACCCGGAGTTTATACGTGCGAACCCGTTCAGAACCACTGGCAACCTCCAGAATCTGCAACTCAACGAGATGATGAAGAATGCGCCTCGCTTGACGGTCACATACCCTTAGGTGCGCGGCAAGCTCCAGCGGAGTCAGCGGACGCAGAACGCGCCGGGCCAGGCGTACGGTTTCTGCTTCCAGCCAGGATAAGGATGCAGCTACATCAGTAGCAGCGAATCTGCCAATAAAGGCAAGCACAAGCTGCTGACAGAGCTGAGGTTCTTCAGTAATAGATGGATAGGCAATGGGCAAAAAGGTCCAGCCGTCCAACGCCAAAAGACAATGCCGTCTGCATAAGTCTTTGAACCGCCTGACATCAAGGTCCCGTGCATGCGGACCAAAGCCTTGAATCTCAATGCCGCCCTTGGCACCGCCTGGCATATACGCCAGATCTAAATAACGGTAACCGTTGTTGAAGTCACGGACCTCCCACTCCGCATACAGAGACTTGAAATTGCCGACTGCGGGAAACCAGACGGAGCGCAGAAATTCAATGGTCCCGTGCCCCAACCCCTTATTAAGAAACTCCAACCGTATTGAACCTTTCTCCGCATGAATCTGTTCCTGTAGCCATTCCTCAACATGCTGCTCGAACCTTGACAATAGAGCTTCCCCTTTACAGTAAATTGGCCATGAATTCAGAGTGAACCCGAACATAAGAAAAGCCGCCTCCATAGAGACGTATCCAGAGTCAGCTCCAGATAAACGTTCTATTGAGACGGCGTGTTCTTCACGACCTATACCGTTTATTATACTATATTTCATTTTCCTGCCAAACCTGCAGCTTGAAGCCGCTGGAGCGCACCTTGCGCAAAGGCCATTGTATAAGTCATTTTACAAAAATATACTGTATCTGTAGGGAGAGAAGGCAGGAGGCGGTGGCGGTGAAAATCACAATTGAACAGGTTCCGGAGGGCGGTGAGCCTGAAATTATTCTCAGGTGCAATGACCCGGATGAAGCCTTGCTGGCGCGAATCTACTCGGTGAACGCAGGCGCAAGGAAGCTGATTGGTATGATCGGGCTGCAAATGCACACCATCCATCCGCGTGACGTCTACTACTTCGAGGCGGTCGATCATAAGGTGTTCATCAACTGCCAGGAGAAGGTGTACGAGTCGAGACTGAAGCTGTATGAGCTGGAGACGGAGTATGAGTCTGCGATTTTTTCAGGGCATCCAAATCCACTATTCTGAATGTGACCAAGATCGAGTCGCTCCGCCCGGTGCTCTACGGAAGATACGAGGCGCTGCTGCACAACGGTGAGAAGGTCTATATCTCCAGACAATACGTCCCGGTGCTCAAACGGAAGTTAGGGTTATAGCCGCGTCATCAAGACTCAAATAGGAGGAAAACTCATGATTACAACCAGAAAGTATGTGTCTTTGTTCGTGAAGGATCTGCTGGTGGCTTGCGGGGGTCTGATGGTGCTCGCGGCGGTTGTGCTGGCTCTGAACTCAACGGAGATGATCCGGGGCTCGCTGCTGGTGCAGCTGTTCCTGGGGGCTTCGGCATTTACCTGCTTCCGCTATGCGCTGGTGAATACGTATGAGGTTGATCCCAAAGTGCAGACGATCAGCTTCTATCTCTGCTTCATC
This genomic interval from Paenibacillus sp. FSL H8-0332 contains the following:
- a CDS encoding transcriptional regulator produces the protein MSRFEQHVEEWLQEQIHAEKGSIRLEFLNKGLGHGTIEFLRSVWFPAVGNFKSLYAEWEVRDFNNGYRYLDLAYMPGGAKGGIEIQGFGPHARDLDVRRFKDLCRRHCLLALDGWTFLPIAYPSITEEPQLCQQLVLAFIGRFAATDVAASLSWLEAETVRLARRVLRPLTPLELAAHLRVCDRQARRILHHLVELQILEVASGSERVRTYKLRV
- a CDS encoding LytTR family DNA-binding domain-containing protein: MKITIEQVPEGGEPEIILRCNDPDEALLARIYSVNAGARKLIGMIGLQMHTIHPRDVYYFEAVDHKVFINCQEKVYESRLKLYELETEYESAIFSGHPNPLF
- a CDS encoding LytTR family transcriptional regulator DNA-binding domain-containing protein, translated to MTKIESLRPVLYGRYEALLHNGEKVYISRQYVPVLKRKLGL
- a CDS encoding CD3324 family protein, translating into MQCINAAKLLPDHLLKEIQQYIQGEALYIPTCKSKRRKWGESSGAADYYKVRNAEIRSRFQEGAEMDQLCEQYGLSIDSIRKIVYSKNPQS
- a CDS encoding M3 family oligoendopeptidase, yielding MKFTEYVYERPDVEQFKQEFTTLLKDLETGNLEEQKAAVAAINKLRSRFDTMETLVSVRHSIDTEDAFYKAEQDYMDETGPVIQEYITDYYRALVNSKYRAEFEQEWGTQLLSLAEISLRTFSPEVIEDLQLENKLSSEYSQLIASAKIMFQGEERTLAQLIPFDSSTDREVRKAVFEARNAFMAEHEPEFDRIYDELVKVRAGIAAKLGYKSFVELGYDRMGRTDYNAEMVAGFRKQVHEHIVPVAGKLKQRQRERLQLDGLKFYDEGIKFNSGNATPKGDPDWIVANGAKMYQEMSPETGEFFTFMQENGLMDLVSKKGKEFGGYCTFFSDYRAPFIFSNFNGTSGDIDVLTHEVGHAFQAYSSRNMKVPEYTFPTSEAAEIHSMSMEFFAWPWMDLFFKEEADKYRFNHLADSLEFIPYGVSVDEFQHFVYEHPEATPQERKQAWRDIERKYLPHRDYDGNAYLEQGGFWHKQAHIFRSPFYYIDYTLAQLCAFQFWKRSNGDFTSAWPDYLKLCQAGGSRSFTELVKLAGLTSPFEDGCIGSVIGEIEGWLNSIDDKAL